In the genome of Xiphias gladius isolate SHS-SW01 ecotype Sanya breed wild chromosome 18, ASM1685928v1, whole genome shotgun sequence, the window TTTGGCTACATTTACTCTGCCTAGCTAAACACAaggattttgatattttcagatTGAGTTTGGGCCACACTCGTATGTTGAGATGAATCGGGATGGAGTCAGATATCTACCAAAGCGACTTTTAACTTAACACACTGAGATTGTTCAGGTCATCATAAGTCACTTGGAGTattcctctttttcccctcagtgGTGTTTGCCAACTAAAAGAGATTGGAAAAGTGCTAGCAGAGCACTGCCAAGGAGTGCTCTGCTAGcaaatttttaattgaatttttatttctgtctgctgtctttTTACTATGCGCAGCACTTTGAGCTCATACAGGTGATTAGAAATATGTGTAAAGTTTTTtcatgtacatacatgtatgctGCTTGGTTTGAGTGTAAACAGGGAGTAAAATACGGCTTATGGCTTAGAGTTACAAATTAATATGCACACAATTGAATACGTCCCCCACCACGTTTGACTGTCACTAAATCTCTCACACAGCCACTTCCTTACCTAAGATGTCAAATTGTAACTATAAAATCCAAACACTGATTTAGAAACATGACTCACTTTtacttcagtcagtcagtttacAGTTGTTCAAAGTGACATCGGTTTGCCAGTCATTCGTTGATTGCACTTTCATAATAGGAGCAGGATGGTCTTTGGCCAGTTGGCTTTGAATCTTGGATCCAGATGCGGTTCCCTTATAAAAATGCTGGCTTGATACAGGAGTCTTCAAATTACGAGCTTAGCTTTAAATGAAAGTGACCTTGTGGAAAATCTCTCCGATGTGCCTTGCACTGTTCCCACTGAAACTAGATGGATGCTTATGTGGGTGTGCATGGGACTGTATGGCAAACATTGTTTAACACTTACACAACCAAAAACACAGGTGCAAAACATGTAATGTCTTACACCTAATATAAGCTGCAAACATCGTCTTGTCTTTAGCTGACTGCATTGTTGTTGGGGGTTATGGGATAATGTTAGAACGACCgacattttgattaaattttcatttgtaataCTGAACTATAATACTAATTCTAATCTGTGATACATGTTAGAAAGGAAAGCTTGAAAGACGTAGCAACTATGCGGGATGCAGAGGGCTTAGCGAACAGTCAGTTGCTTGCCGTAGTAGCAAGAACCTGTTTCAGGTTCTCAGCAAATCccatacatataaacatactgtatgtatgtatttacattGATTTGCCTTTTATACATATTTACTTTCTCTTAAACATATAGTATTTTTTGtcatgcatactgtacatacatatattctCATCTTACATATTACTCTTTATAACAAAATTAATGTCTGCAATTGAAAATGCATGTAGTTAAAgttgaaaatatatgtattttaaataaaaacaaatgaatattaGAGTGTACGTTATGTGAGAGGCCCAGAATGAACTATGGCTTGCATGGCCCCTCATATACATGCAGTGCATGCACAACTATACTGATAGATAGTCTTCTAGATAGTTTATCAGGAAGATGCAAGCAGCATTACCATGAGGTTCATCATATGCCACGCATCTAATTGTTGGATTTAGCCaaagttattaaattaaaacaccTCTCCTTGGCTGAATCAATTAGTAAAGCCCTGTGGTATGTATCTGCAAAGATAACCACATAATTGATATTCGCAATTAAGGAAAAATTTTTTATCAAGGTCAATTGAATAATCTTTTaacaattattaataatttaatacttagttgtaaaataataactttgtgTACTTGCATGTCATTTTGAATTGCTATCTTGAGGCAGCCAATACAGAGGACCTCTATGGAGCTCTACCATCTGATGTCATTTGTAATTTGCCTTTGTATAAGTATTTAATACTTAGTCATAAATTATGCATATGAAATCCCTGCTGAAACGGCATGTTTTATCATATAATGGAAATTAGTTTGTAGTTTCATAAAGACCATCCTCGTTTCATTTTAGAATTCACTTGACAATATACCACAGTATTGAGTTTCCAGAGAAACCTGGAAGGACACATGGAAATTAATATCCGTTCTTATATGAATCTGTGGACACAGACAAAAGACTAACTTCAGTTAACTTGTCTTTTTATAAAACTATGTTTTTAACTTATTTGTAGTTGCAAGAAAAGCCAGAGTGCTACTTTGTATTTCAGACTACCATCCAGCCTTTGTTATGCAGATGACTAAATACACGGCACTGCAGGTATTTCACCTTGTATAGAGTGCTTAGTTTCCATAATATGCTAAATTGCCATTTTCTGACTGTCTGTGATTTTACATAATGATCAATGGTTGGTCTTCTGCTGAGCTAGTGGAAATACAATAGTTTATTGGCTGTGGCCAAAACTGAGGTCATCACTTTGGGCATTCAGGTATAATGTTAGATGCTTTCAAATCTAATCACATCTGAGGTTTTACTGCGGTGGAACAACAGGATGCAGGTACATGGGAACAGGATTAAAGTGGAAAAGAGTTGGTGACTTGCTGGTGAACACAAATTTAAtatgttttgcttttggtagatacactcctttttttttcgtgcgctcatttttgcacattttgttttacagaatgtaatgttttttataaGAATGAAGAAGAGTACAATTTTAAGCATGTAGGCATTGAGCTATACCaagacacaagaaaaataacacatcaaCTTTTGACTACAATACATGCTCATGTTTTCAGATACTAATACAGATTAGGTAAATTtctatcttttcattttccactgGAAGTCCTTAGTGGATTTGGactggagaaaatgaaattaaacgCAGACTTAACATTCATGTTTCATCACTGtagtttcattgtttcattctGCATCTATTCAATGATTCGGTTTTCACTGTGCTCATTGTTATTTATTCTATATATCTGTCCATCCTATACACTTACAGTTTAATCAAGATTTAAGGAGAGACCACTTGTTAggacaaaatggaaaatttaaaaaaccctcACGATTCAGAATGATTTTACAAAGTCATTTCATACCCTATTCAACCTTTTTTGGTTtagctttattttattgtatttaacagaaaaattacaAGAAACCCGACAAGGCTTTCACATCTCACACTGGAAgaatatgggaaaaaaatgatattcaaGACATAAGCATAGGTGAAtttggcacaaaaaaacaaagaaatcagaTCTTAATACAGTGCCAAATGGTGTAAAACAACTGCAACAAAGTTGATAGACTAAAGTAAAgcatctaaaataaaatatcaaaattagaAGTTTTTAACTTCAATCGATAAATAGTTTATGTACATATCAAAAAAGTAGgtatattttttcttgtatATTTCTGGTTGGCAAACTGTGTAAACTGTAAGGGGTTTCACACTTGAAtacaacttaaaataaattaggAGACTCTAAAATTATTATatagacaggaaaaaaaatatacttctACATAGCCATTGTCAAATGACTTATGCTGTCATGAACAGCACAGTCAGCTGCTCCGTGCGTTGCAAAGGgttgtaaaatgaaacaaatacttaaaaattacttttttagcaaaaactgtTAATTAAAACACTTGTGGCTATAACCCACCGGTGTAGAATAAGTGAAGAATGAGCAACAACTATTTGAGTGTTACCTGATTTTGTGATGGAAATTTAACAAGAGTCTTCAGCTATGCTAGGGGTTCTGTAAGGCTGCACTCAATATCAGCATGTAAACATACTCACATTATCAAtgttatgatgatgatgtttagcaggtataatgtttgccatgttcatGATCTTAGCATTTTGGGATACAAATTTTTGCTAActggcactaaacacaaagtacagctgaggcaaTTCATCATGGAACCAAAGTGGAACCAAAtctctgtaccaaatttcatgtcaatccatccaatagttgttgagaaatttcacttaaaaccacaagTGTGAACCATATGGTAGCGCTACTGTAGATTAAAAGTCAGGGGGGTCACAAATTCATTAAGATTAATCCTCTGGGAACTATGGAtgactgtacaaaattttgtaaCAAACCATTATATAAATATTGAGATATTTAAGTGGCTAAGAAAATCATTTGACATGATGGTGGAACTAGAGGAGAGGTTAgggattcattctctggggaccatgaatgtctgcacaaaattgaAAGGCAATCCATCCCAtgtttgttgaaatattttagtctggaccaaagtgttggactaACAGACCAACAGCCATGCCACTAGCAGCTCATCGTCCCCGGCCAAGTTGTTCCAATATCACAATTAACCTTTGCTTAACAGTTGTAACACTTTTGTACAGAACTAATGGCTTAATCATTAGTGAGCTCAAACTCCATTCATTCTTAGCTGTTACAGATTTTATACAGATATTGAAAATGCAGTATCAAAGTTACCAGAATGTTATGTTAttaaaggggacctattatgctcatttccaactctatatttttattctgggactCCACTAGAATAGCTTTGTGTGATTCACCTATTAACTtaataactagtaactaaaagTAAGTAATGGAACATAATTGATTGGAAATGGCAATTCATCAAATCCTTCAATACATGATCGAGCCTGAATCCAATCCGGAATATGAGAGTGGACAGCACGAACATCCACAGCAACAAGGATTACAGCAggacatggtaaatattatgcCCGACACCTGCTTACTGTGTGACATAATGGTAGATTTATTCTTTCAATCACAATccatatataatttttttctatatatgccCATTAATAATTGTGGGAAATCCTCTAAAATGCCAACTGAAGTGGAACACGTCTGCTGCCAAGAAATACAAAAGCTAAGGTTGCTAGTATAAATGTTATTCCTTCACCAAATGACTGTACAGTAAACCTGCAGCGACGGTTATTTGTATGCTGGAGTACATTAAACACCTATAATACTACTCAAGTAGACTAGTTTGGGAGATAGAGCTGTGCATGGAGCAGATGACCATATAAAGAAATACATGACAAGCTGATATTAGCTCATCACGCAAGTAGAAAGGACCGTTGGAAACCTTGTGCACTCTTGACGCTTGAgcttttgtctcacagggattacttttacatacattaacctcattatttgaaactttggccaCGTTTAATATGGACATCTGACATTGTAACATTATAgtatgtaaaacagaaaataaagaaaagcataaCAGGTACCCTTTAACAACATTTTGGAGCTATTCAACAATAAAGTCATCTTAAAATCAACTTCaggtataataataataatacttccTTCTGTGGTAATGGGTCTGCTATGTTTTTTGAACACACAAATATACGATAACTTGGTGACTGGTGTCTCACACTAGTAGTGTTATTAGCATTTCTCATTAACACTGCTGCGTCTTTGCATGTTGGCATCGCTCtagatgtgtttcttttttttactgaagaaaagaTTCAGAAATGACTTCATCATCagcctctctttccttcctcgCTCTACCTTTGCCAGAAACCTTCAACTCATTTTGTGCATCGagaacagcttgtttttttgttttgcactaTAAAAGCCATTGGATTTCTTTTCACATCTGACTGCATGGTACACAGTATAAAATGCAATGTAgaggctgtttttatttattcaagaTACTAATGCAAATGTCTCCAAAATTAATATTCCagttatttattgattatcacatttatctttaaataGCAATGCCTAAAATGAATGATCATGAACTGAAAAATCCTGcttgacagaaaaaatgaaaatcaggcCTACTTCTACTCATTTATGGAGCAATAGAAAGAACTAAAAGTGcccttaacttttttttaatgtgaatgagGTTGAGGGGAAGGCTATGCAGGACTGGAGAGAGTGACTTTAAATCCCTCCCTGTTAACACCAAAGTGCTATGGTAGTAACAAAGAGAATggcaaaaagacattttgaataaatgtgtttatttaactgCCAGGATTATAAAATCACAGAGCTGTATGTGTCCTTGCCTGAGCAGTGACCACTGCGAAACACATTatacctgaacacacacacacacacacacacacacacacacacacacacacacacacacacacacacacacacaattcctCCACAGAAATCCCTCCCAGCACTGAATTCTGACAAATTAGGTTGCACAGAAACATGatcattttatgaatatttgGTGAGAGCATTGCACTGTCACCTGTGCTATTGTCAAGATACTATAACACTGACATTGTTGTTGGAATGTTAAAACTGAGATTAAAAACCCAACTTTATACAGTCTTATTAATAGCTTACAATGCCTTGGTCTTTCTGTGGTGTTATCCACAGTTCTGACTTGGGTCAAAGTCTGCTCTTCGCTGTTTTTTCACAAAGGTGACAGCTTGAGCGATACAGCTCGATGTCAAAATGGAGTGGTGCGGAAGGATATTTTTTCGCTGTTGGCCTTTTGCCCTCATAAAGAATTTATATGCCCTCTGGAATCAATGATAGATATTTCACAAGATTTCTCCAGGAGTAACCTTTTGATAACCCCGGGGCAAGAGCAAGAAATGTGACTTGTAGTTCctttgaaaaatagaaaataaaatgataaatgatagaCTTTTTTATAAGACAGCATGTCCTCCTGTCAGTGTTAATGACTTTTTCCTTGATGGCAAGATTCTAGATCATTCCAGCCAACcaaggaggaagaaagagtcCCACAGATCCCAGTATACACACCAGAACAAACATCCAGAGGAATATCCTGTCAATAACCATGGCCACATACTTCCAGTCCTCCTTCACctggcagagaggaaaacagcagaaaaggacatttcaaatttcacacCACACCACCTTTCTTTTTACCAGCTGTCAGTTTTTACCCTTGATTGATTTCTCTCGAAtggctgatttttttcattatgagGCAGCTATCACCTAAATGTCAGTCAAtccttgcttttctctcttATGAAAAATTCAAGGTCAAATTACTGAGGtcccattgtttcaaaaactgACCTTTTCTGGCTGGAGATAGATAGTGCATTTTAGTGCTGACAATGACTGATGTCATGAGTACAATAACTTGCACCGCTGGTTTTAGAATAATTGTACATATATTTGAACTTCTCTTCCTATGCCACAGAGACACCTTTTCCAAAACCTCTTGCTGCTTAGCAGTTTAccaatcaaaatacattttcattacagGCAACAGGAGGTAACATCTCATTAAACTGTCACTTCTCTAATGGTCATTTGTTCtagaaaactgttaaatatgTTACGTAAGCATTCACCTATGTACCACTTCACATTCTATTCCCATAATTAAACCTGTTTATTGTTGCCATGACATAATATAACTTGATATACTTGCTTTTAGCCATGTGTTCACAATCGAATGATGGCTACCCTGCATGTCCTTCATACCTTCAGAGTGCGCATCCTAAGAAATAAATGCTGCACATCCATTAGATGAAATGTGGGAGCAGTATATCAAGATGTAAAGTAAGGTCAGCAGCCGACTCTAAGCAAACAATGACAGAAAGTCTTGAATCGACACTAATCTACAATGGCAGAGCTGCCACATTTCTTCCGTGATCTAAGAACGAACAATATAGGAGCCTTCAACAGTGTTCCCATGTTTCGTTGTATTTTGTTGTGCAATATCAGAAGTTTTCAAGGAAGAAAGCCAGGTGTTGGCAAGGGTGATTCAGCCTTAATCTGCCCCTAGACGATATACTTTTTAAAAGCTGAGGGTACACAAAAAGAACACAGGAAAGTATGTGAGCAATGCTGTTTGCATTGCagcaaatacattaaaaaaaaaaatcaatttaacaaATTTAAACTCACTTGATAAAAACATGTACAATTCAAAATCTGTGGAATGCCATTGATAACCTACTATCCACACTGGCTCCAGCAGTTAATGCTACAACCCTgcccatgatttttttttccctgtcctTCCGGCTTTTTGACCATGCACAGGAGCAATATCGGGTCTGACGTGTTCCGTTCATTTGCTCTGCTGCCTCTCTTGCATAAAGCCCTTTGAATTTGAGTGAAACTGAAGCTAATGTTATAAGGCAGTTGTATTTTGCACAGTTGTAAGAACCACACTGTTGGATTACAAGGCACAGCTTGTTGTGCTTGTTCATTGAGAATTTTGAATTTGAGGTTGAATTTcgaataaaaagtgacagctgtATTGCATGTGGTGAACGGCCTTTACTTGTATCCAGAAATACTGAATGGACTGAAAAAGCTCAATTAGAGATTgttatctaatttttttttaaattctaattcttTACTGGTTACTTGAATAATACTTCTGTAAACTCACTGAAAAGTCTGCATCCTCTGCCCTGAGGTGATCGGCGATGTACTGAACTCCCTCTATGGCCCGTTGCATTGCTGGGGAAATAGCTGGAACCATGGTGTCCTGTTGGGTACTTGCATCTTTCATGGATTCTGCTGTGAGGGTTTCTGCTAGGTGATTTGTAAGGGCTTGTTTCTTCACTCTCCCTGTGATCCCAATGACCCCAGGCCCTTTATCATGAAGACAGCAGTACTGGAAGCTGCGGGAGCGACACCGATGCCCAGCTCTGTGAGGAAGCTCCTTCTGTTGATCACACATTTGCTCTGCACTGAGGGAGCGGCCGTTTGGGGCTAGTGTATCCGGTTCTTCCCTGGATAGACTTCGAAGTGGGCCTAGTGGCAAAGATGGAGGCAAGGACAACTGGGAAGAAGACGAAGCTGTAGAGTTGTGTCCACGTAGGGGTTGTTTGTCTGAGAGAACTGAATACTGACCGGCTGTGGACCGGCAGAAAACGTTTGCCTTCAGTGGGTGATCTTCCTCAGTGTGGTTGCCAAGAGGGGAAGATGGTGGAGAAGGTGAGCAAACAAGGATGCTTGGACTGTCGCACGGAGTCTTTGGGAGTGTATTCTCTTCCTGTCCGATTTGTCTCAATCCTGTCTCTAACCCTGCCCAAAAGGCCTGTGAGTTGCCTGTTGCTGATATCATCGTTGGACGGTGCATCATCTCAATAAGCTTCTTGCAGTGCTGCTTTGCTGTGCCTGGTGGACGCTTCATGAAGAGGACTCGAGGCACCAAGTCCAAGAATACTCTCCGCACCCAGTGAGGCATGCCATGGGTTTGTGGAGAGCGGTGATGTACGTTTAACACGAAAACAGTAATTATGATAGAGAGCGTGACAAAGACCATGGTGAACAGCAGGTATTCACCGATCAGTGGAATCACCAGCGATGTAGATGGTATAATCTCTGTGATCAGCAGGAGGAACACTGTTAGAGACAGTAACACTGATATACACAAGGTAATCTTCTCACCACATTGCGATGGCAAATAAAACACCAGCACAGTCAAACAGGAGATAAGCAGACAAGGGATGATAAGGTTAATAGTATAGAATAATGGAAGCCTCCGGATGATGAAGTAGTAGGTGATGTCTGCATAGATCTCTGTGCAGCACTCATACTTTTTGGTATTGTACTTGCCCACTGCATTGATGATAACCCACTCGCCACTCTCCCAGTAATCCATTTGGTCCACATCACTGTCCATGCTGATCAGATCGATCTTGGCACGGTCATAGGTCCACGAGCCAAACTTCATTTTGCAGCTTTGCTGATCAAAAGGGAAAAAGGTAACATCTATGCTGCATGAAGACTTATAAATTGCTGGTGGCATCCATTTTATCCGACCATCATGGAACAGATGTGCTTTCGTGAGGTGGGTTACCGCAAAGTCTCCATCGGCGCTGCACATGGGGAGTAACACATAAAAGggggagaaaggaagaaagacgTTTTATATcaaatgtactttatatttttgtcttcatcaAAAGTTTAAGACTTTAATACTGGGTGATTTCTTCAAACAACCAAACTACTTAGATTTATAGAGGTCCACTTCCTAGCTTTTTCTTGGAGCTTCTGTATCACAGTTATCCTTAGCTGATGGAATTTGCTGAACTACCACGGAGATAGCGCAGTTGTTCTCAgttaaaagctccagaaaaagttAATAACTGCAGCTTGATTGAAGATTTTTATACTGCTGTTtctaaggtcaagaataaaTTTTCGCTTTCGATACTATTTTTACCTTTGGCTTAATCTTGATTGTTTTAGTAACCATTCACTGAAGTGTGAAGGTTAATGCAATAAACAGTTCTCCTTACAACTGATGATTTTGAGGAACTACAAGCTAAAAGCtaatagttttttcttttatttgaataatcAACTGTACCAcaggaaaatgatttttaataaaattctATCGCTGACAAGTGCAAAGCATACACAATGACACATCACtgttgttcttttaaaaaaggaacTATTTTAACGGAAGAACACAATTGGAGAATTATTTActaattcagttttgttttattttcccttctTAATTCACCCTCCACATGCTTGTATTAGCTAAAATGTTTCAAAGAAGCATTATTTGTTATCGTATGTACGCTGATGGCACtcacatttaaatgtctgtATCAACAAGCCAATTAAAGACTGGATGCAGCAAAGTTTCCTACgaattaataatgataaagcCTCATTAATTGTTTCTGGTGCAGTAGAAGAAATACTGGAAGTCAGCACTCTAATCACTGTCACTGAAAACTGTCAGCGGTGACAGctgccttttcctctctctctttcctcctctgtctctgcttaaTCTGGTTAATCTCTGTTTTGCATACTAAACCTCCTACATCATTCCTGCCGTCATTATACACCTGAGCACTACACATTACTTCCTGCCTCAGCCTATCATCTGACCAGGTCATCTGCCCACCTAGTTGCAGTTAGCTTCAGTACATACAGAGGACAGTTAAGAGTCGATCTCTGCTGCTGGATCATTTGTCCTCATTCTATTCTGACTGTATCTGTTCTGATTAACATCTGCCTGCCTGACGTAGCCCTCTGGATTCCTCTCTAATCCCTACATATAAGCCTGCGTTTTGACTTAGTAAAGACCACCAAAGGGAgacatacacaccaacacacacaccggTGACGTCACTTAGCATCGCGGTCAATGCACATTGCCCTTTGGTCTGATCCagtattaaaataaagttaaccTAAATCAAATTTTAGTGTACTCAGATTCAGACATGAGTTTTAACAACAGCATCAAAACAAAGTTAGCATTACCAACTCAACGATATTCGTGTCCAAACGAGATGCCTTGCCTGTAGGTTTGAGGGTTTTTTAAAAGCTCTCAGACGTCTGCAGCTCATTCAGGACCGCGCTGCTCAAGTCTTAACACAGTCTAAGACAGCTGAGCATATCACTTCACTTCTGCACTGGTTTCCaatctgtcaaaaaaattgattttaaagtcCTGCCACTCATTTTCTAAATCAGAAAGTGGGCTACGATTAAAAAATCTCActgatctttgtttttctcttcacatGCAATTCTATTCATTTCATGTAATTCTGTTGTTTTAGTCTCAATGTCGTATGTAGAGGCCTTTGAAATACCCTATGGATGAAATGtactttacaaataaaattgcCACGCCTTGCCATCTTGGTTCCTGCAAATAAATGACAGAGCCAGAGATATTTCATCATGACAAAGCATGACAAAGTTTGTATAGTGAAATTTTGAATTCGACAGCTTTATTGAGCTAATTCTGTCTTGCCTGTTTCTGatacagtttttaatattaGCCAGTTTCCCTTATTTAgagtgaaataaatacagatcTCACCTGAGCCACTCACTCTGGATGCATTTTATCTGAGGCCCTTTGAAATACATCCAGTTACATTTCATCTTCTAATTCCCTGCCTAATGTATTGCTTTGTGCGATGTACCAAGCTTTGTTTGTAACCAGATCCATTAGGGTTGACCTTGTTCACATTTATTTCAGCTAAATTACTTTATGACATTGGCACAGGACAAGATGTTTGGCACAACAACAGAATCCTCGTGTTTTCCCTCAGTCATACCATCTGCTGGAATTAAATCATCAGAGTCTGAACATTAGTTGCTGTATAATTATTTTTGCCTTGAAAATGGCAACATTTAAGATCCCGGCAACCACCATGTATGACTGTGAAAAGCATTTCTTACAACTTCTTCACATAAAACATACAAGCTATTGATACAGATCCTCACTTGTTGTAGAGAACAATGTCAGGCCTCCAAATGATCTCTGAGGGAATACGGATGGAAGTGACA includes:
- the chrna4b gene encoding neuronal acetylcholine receptor subunit alpha-4b isoform X3 → MMTTNVWVKQEWNDYKLRWNPEEYENVTSIRIPSEIIWRPDIVLYNNADGDFAVTHLTKAHLFHDGRIKWMPPAIYKSSCSIDVTFFPFDQQSCKMKFGSWTYDRAKIDLISMDSDVDQMDYWESGEWVIINAVGKYNTKKYECCTEIYADITYYFIIRRLPLFYTINLIIPCLLISCLTVLVFYLPSQCGEKITLCISVLLSLTVFLLLITEIIPSTSLVIPLIGEYLLFTMVFVTLSIIITVFVLNVHHRSPQTHGMPHWVRRVFLDLVPRVLFMKRPPGTAKQHCKKLIEMMHRPTMISATGNSQAFWAGLETGLRQIGQEENTLPKTPCDSPSILVCSPSPPSSPLGNHTEEDHPLKANVFCRSTAGQYSVLSDKQPLRGHNSTASSSSQLSLPPSLPLGPLRSLSREEPDTLAPNGRSLSAEQMCDQQKELPHRAGHRCRSRSFQYCCLHDKGPGVIGITGRVKKQALTNHLAETLTAESMKDASTQQDTMVPAISPAMQRAIEGVQYIADHLRAEDADFSVKEDWKYVAMVIDRIFLWMFVLVCILGSVGLFLPPWLAGMI
- the chrna4b gene encoding neuronal acetylcholine receptor subunit alpha-4b isoform X2, which translates into the protein MYICSQVGPRAHAEERLLQDLFAHYNKLSRPVENNSDTVLVHFGLSIAQLIDVDEKNQMMTTNVWVKQEWNDYKLRWNPEEYENVTSIRIPSEIIWRPDIVLYNNADGDFAVTHLTKAHLFHDGRIKWMPPAIYKSSCSIDVTFFPFDQQSCKMKFGSWTYDRAKIDLISMDSDVDQMDYWESGEWVIINAVGKYNTKKYECCTEIYADITYYFIIRRLPLFYTINLIIPCLLISCLTVLVFYLPSQCGEKITLCISVLLSLTVFLLLITEIIPSTSLVIPLIGEYLLFTMVFVTLSIIITVFVLNVHHRSPQTHGMPHWVRRVFLDLVPRVLFMKRPPGTAKQHCKKLIEMMHRPTMISATGNSQAFWAGLETGLRQIGQEENTLPKTPCDSPSILVCSPSPPSSPLGNHTEEDHPLKANVFCRSTAGQYSVLSDKQPLRGHNSTASSSSQLSLPPSLPLGPLRSLSREEPDTLAPNGRSLSAEQMCDQQKELPHRAGHRCRSRSFQYCCLHDKGPGVIGITGRVKKQALTNHLAETLTAESMKDASTQQDTMVPAISPAMQRAIEGVQYIADHLRAEDADFSVKEDWKYVAMVIDRIFLWMFVLVCILGSVGLFLPPWLAGMI
- the chrna4b gene encoding neuronal acetylcholine receptor subunit alpha-4b isoform X1, which produces MDMYKYLSLLFFTLSPPVCSQVGPRAHAEERLLQDLFAHYNKLSRPVENNSDTVLVHFGLSIAQLIDVDEKNQMMTTNVWVKQEWNDYKLRWNPEEYENVTSIRIPSEIIWRPDIVLYNNADGDFAVTHLTKAHLFHDGRIKWMPPAIYKSSCSIDVTFFPFDQQSCKMKFGSWTYDRAKIDLISMDSDVDQMDYWESGEWVIINAVGKYNTKKYECCTEIYADITYYFIIRRLPLFYTINLIIPCLLISCLTVLVFYLPSQCGEKITLCISVLLSLTVFLLLITEIIPSTSLVIPLIGEYLLFTMVFVTLSIIITVFVLNVHHRSPQTHGMPHWVRRVFLDLVPRVLFMKRPPGTAKQHCKKLIEMMHRPTMISATGNSQAFWAGLETGLRQIGQEENTLPKTPCDSPSILVCSPSPPSSPLGNHTEEDHPLKANVFCRSTAGQYSVLSDKQPLRGHNSTASSSSQLSLPPSLPLGPLRSLSREEPDTLAPNGRSLSAEQMCDQQKELPHRAGHRCRSRSFQYCCLHDKGPGVIGITGRVKKQALTNHLAETLTAESMKDASTQQDTMVPAISPAMQRAIEGVQYIADHLRAEDADFSVKEDWKYVAMVIDRIFLWMFVLVCILGSVGLFLPPWLAGMI